Part of the Desulfovibrio litoralis DSM 11393 genome is shown below.
CATTTTATCCCAACTGCCTAAGCTCGATGGAATCGCTTATAGTGTTGTAACAACTCAGGATAACCGACTTTGTATCGTGGCTAAAGGAGATACTAGAACGAAAAAACAGTTGTTGCAACAGGCTGGTTTTAGTTGGAGTGAAAACCGTAAAATGTGGTGGCGTTATGCCGATGTTGCGTAAAAATCAGCACTATAGAAACAAGAAAAGACTCTCTGTTTTTAGGAGTCTTTTCTTGTTTTTAATATCATAAATGGAGACAAAATGTATAATGTTTTAAAGATATTAAATCAAAGTCTACAAGTTCAGAATTCTCAACACACAAAACTCAGTCTTGGCGATCGTAGTAAATATATCGGCTTGTCTGACATTGGTAAAGGTCTGGACTGTTTGCGTTCGGCAGTGGCAACTAAAACCGCTCCGACCATTGCTTCTGATACTACACAAAATCACAAGAGCAATTTTAATGCCCACGAACTCTCTAAACACTTACGTTTACAACGTGGACACTGGTTCGAGTCCGGGGTTGTAGAAGCTTTTATGTTAGCAAAAAAAGATTTTATACATCAACTTGAAATTGAAATTAAACATAATAATATTCCTATAAAAGGACATTTGGATTTTGTATTTATTGAACAAAATCAAAGACCCATAATAAGAATCATTGAACTAAAAAGTACAGAAAGCATTCCTAAAACTTTATATGCTTCTCAGGAGGCCCAGCTTTATGCACAGTTGGGTTTATTGGCAATGCATTGGAATAACAAAGTGTTTTCAGTGCCTGCTACTGGGAAGGTAAGTCAGCCTAAAACTTTTCCTGAACTAGTCAAACAGCTGTTTAATATTGATTTAGCTGATGATTGCAGCCAAGTTCAACTTGAGGGCTATATTTTATCTTTGACTATGAACGAGGCGAAAG
Proteins encoded:
- a CDS encoding PD-(D/E)XK nuclease family protein; amino-acid sequence: MYNVLKILNQSLQVQNSQHTKLSLGDRSKYIGLSDIGKGLDCLRSAVATKTAPTIASDTTQNHKSNFNAHELSKHLRLQRGHWFESGVVEAFMLAKKDFIHQLEIEIKHNNIPIKGHLDFVFIEQNQRPIIRIIELKSTESIPKTLYASQEAQLYAQLGLLAMHWNNKVFSVPATGKVSQPKTFPELVKQLFNIDLADDCSQVQLEGYILSLTMNEAKAFGPYKANEIMLNICLETANKIWSAKQDIENKIKTLNKVAYNKAFHPLCDYCEVNASCPKFRGVDVPGLEAELLNLQRLKEAEKQLSQHIKNTENSLKLYATKISPNNDWINAITQRLRVGICAGKNSLNEELLKTELLKYVSTEQISSILQNSYKSDAAYERLYLGKIN